Proteins encoded in a region of the Neodiprion virginianus isolate iyNeoVirg1 chromosome 2, iyNeoVirg1.1, whole genome shotgun sequence genome:
- the LOC124298693 gene encoding lipase member H, with translation MALGSFLIFGAMVSTALAQTGRDFFLGPCLVKTNRTCPDDEVKFFLYTRRNRENGQEVNITTSGSSNIRELNFNPVNPTKVIIHGYNSDMQLDSLVSIRNEYLVRGECNVIAVDWHRLAAAPCYPVAVHNVPHVGRCLGQLIQILRDVGATDLHVIGFSLGAHVPAFTARALRPYKLPRITGLDPAMPLYVTVSRDEKLDPRDADFVDVFHTNAFIQGKVEASGHIDFYMNGGITQPGCWEKRNPFGCNHHRAAVYFAESINSEVGFWGWPCPGLLSYLLGLCPPRFPAVLAGDRCNTQYRGFHLVKTRAQEPFAEGPFTVDPRDT, from the coding sequence ATGGCCCTCGGGAGCTTTTTGATATTCGGGGCGATGGTGTCGACGGCGCTGGCGCAGACGGGAAGGGACTTCTTCTTGGGTCCGTGCCTGGTTAAGACGAACCGAACATGCCCGGACGACGAGGTAAAGTTCTTCCTGTACACCAGAAGGAACCGCGAGAACGGCCAGGAGGTGAACATCACCACGTCGGGCTCCTCCAACATCCGGGAGTTGAACTTCAACCCCGTCAACCCGACCAAGGTAATAATCCACGGGTACAACTCGGACATGCAGCTCGACTCGCTGGTCAGCATAAGGAACGAGTACCTCGTCAGGGGCGAGTGCAACGTCATCGCCGTCGACTGGCATCGGTTGGCCGCAGCCCCGTGTTATCCTGTCGCCGTTCACAACGTCCCCCACGTCGGACGGTGCCTGGGACAGCTGATCCAGATCCTGCGAGACGTCGGGGCGACGGACCTCCACGTTATCGGATTCTCGCTGGGCGCCCACGTGCCAGCCTTCACGGCGAGGGCCTTGAGGCCCTACAAGCTGCCCCGAATCACGGGCCTGGACCCGGCCATGCCGCTGTACGTGACCGTCAGCCGGGACGAAAAGCTCGACCCGAGGGACGCGGACTTCGTCGACGTCTTTCACACGAACGCGTTCATCCAGGGCAAGGTCGAGGCCAGCGGGCACATCGACTTTTACATGAACGGCGGCATCACGCAGCCGGGGTGCTGGGAGAAGAGGAATCCCTTTGGGTGCAACCACCATAGAGCCGCCGTGTACTTCGCCGAGTCCATCAACTCCGAGGTTGGCTTTTGGGGATGGCCGTGTCCCGGACTTTTGTCGTATCTGCTCGGACTCTGTCCACCCAGGTTTCCCGCTGTGCTGGCCGGCGATCGGTGCAATACACAGTACCGGGGTTTTCATCTGGTGAAAACACGTGCCCAGGAACCCTTCGCCGAAGGACCATTCACTGTCGATCCTAGGGACACTTGA